The following coding sequences lie in one Aythya fuligula isolate bAytFul2 chromosome 17, bAytFul2.pri, whole genome shotgun sequence genomic window:
- the UBE2L3 gene encoding ubiquitin-conjugating enzyme E2 L3 yields the protein MAASRRLMKELEEIRKCGMKNFRNIQVDEANLLTWQGLIVPDNPPYDKGAFRIEINFPAEYPFKPPKITFKTKIYHPNIDEKGQVCLPVISAENWKPATKTDQVIQSLIALVNDPQPEHPLRADLAEEYSKDRKKFCKNAEEFTKKYGEKRPVD from the exons aTGGCGGCCAGCAGGAGGCTGATGAAG GAGCTTGAAGAAATCCGCAAATGTGGAATGAAAAACTTCCGTAATATCCAGGTTGATGAAGCTAATTTATTGACCTGGCAAGGGCTTATTGTTCCT GACAATCCTCCATATGACAAAGGAGCCTTCAGAATCGAAATCAACTTTCCAGCAGAATATCCATTCAAACCTCCTAAGATTACATTTAAAACGAAGATCTATCACCCTAACATCGATGAAAAGGGTCAGGTTTGTCTGCCAGTAATTAGTGCTGAAAACTGGAAGCCAGCAACCAAAACTGACCAAG TAATCCAGTCCCTCATAGCACTGGTGAATGATCCACAGCCCGAGCACCCCCTTCGGGCTGACCTAGCTGAAGAATACTCTAAGGACCGTAAAAAATTCTGTAAGAACGCTGAAGAGTTTACAAAGAAATATGGTGAAAAGCGACCAGTGGACTAA